Proteins from one Flavobacterium branchiarum genomic window:
- a CDS encoding UDP-glucose--hexose-1-phosphate uridylyltransferase — MRNFNINEDPHRRYNPLLNEWVLVSPHREKRPWQGQNELVVAEPLPKHDTTCYLCPDNVRANGIKNPKYEGSFVFDNDFAAMKQDEIIYEEDIKYTFFLAKPERGISRVVCFSPRHDLTLPEMEIKDIENIVKTWQKEYADLGAIKYINYVQIFENKGSAMGCSNPHPHGQIWAQESLPTQVEKTQNSLKNYFDKYDNTLLADYLKAELKKETRIVIENDHFVALVPFWAVWPYETMIISKRTFARITDFTEEESVAFATILKQLTVKYDNLFGTSFPYSSGIHQAPTDGAEHPEWHFHMHFYPPLLRSASVKKFMVGYEMLGEAQRDLTPEKSAAHLREQSNIHYKMES; from the coding sequence ATGAGAAACTTTAACATTAATGAAGACCCCCACAGAAGGTATAATCCATTATTAAATGAATGGGTACTTGTTTCCCCTCATAGAGAAAAACGTCCTTGGCAAGGACAAAATGAACTAGTTGTCGCAGAACCTTTACCAAAACACGACACAACTTGCTATTTGTGTCCAGATAATGTGAGAGCTAACGGAATAAAAAATCCTAAATACGAAGGTAGTTTTGTTTTCGATAATGATTTTGCTGCAATGAAGCAAGATGAAATCATATATGAAGAAGATATCAAATATACTTTTTTCCTAGCGAAACCTGAAAGAGGAATTTCACGTGTGGTTTGTTTCTCACCAAGACATGATCTTACATTGCCAGAAATGGAAATTAAAGACATCGAAAATATTGTTAAAACTTGGCAAAAAGAATATGCTGATTTAGGTGCAATTAAATACATCAATTATGTTCAAATTTTCGAAAATAAAGGAAGTGCTATGGGATGTAGTAATCCTCATCCGCATGGACAAATTTGGGCACAAGAATCATTGCCAACTCAAGTAGAAAAAACACAAAATAGCCTCAAAAATTATTTTGATAAATATGACAATACGCTTTTAGCAGATTACCTTAAAGCCGAATTAAAAAAAGAAACTCGTATTGTTATTGAAAATGATCATTTTGTAGCCTTAGTTCCTTTTTGGGCTGTATGGCCTTATGAAACTATGATTATAAGTAAGAGAACTTTTGCAAGAATAACTGATTTTACGGAAGAAGAATCTGTTGCGTTTGCAACTATATTAAAACAGTTAACTGTTAAATACGATAATCTTTTCGGTACCTCTTTCCCATATTCATCAGGAATTCATCAAGCTCCTACAGATGGGGCCGAACACCCAGAATGGCATTTTCACATGCATTTTTATCCACCATTATTACGATCAGCTTCGGTTAAGAAATTCATGGTTGGTTACGAAATGCTAGGAGAAGCACAAAGAGACTTAACTCCTGAAAAAAGCGCTGCCCATTTAAGAGAACAATCGAACATTCATTATAAAATGGAATCTTAG
- a CDS encoding 4-hydroxy-tetrahydrodipicolinate reductase yields MKIGLIGFGKTGKSVASVLLENKAFCLEWVLRQSTVLEHRSVPEFFGVPSDEPGLIYSSSKTTMEELLDKHPVDIIIDFSSSLGIHTYGEIAAQRGIKIISAISHYTEKELNLLKKLAIKTTVFWSPNITLGVNFLLFAAKFLKKIAPWVDIEVNEEHFKLKQGTSGTAIKIAEALDVEKDNINSVRAGGIVGKHEVIFGFPYQTVRLIHESISREAFGTGVVFVAENLENKEIGLYNFEDLLAPYFQVDN; encoded by the coding sequence ATGAAAATAGGATTAATAGGATTTGGAAAAACAGGAAAATCAGTCGCTTCAGTATTACTAGAAAACAAGGCTTTTTGTTTAGAATGGGTTTTAAGACAAAGTACAGTACTTGAGCACCGATCTGTTCCAGAATTTTTTGGAGTTCCATCAGACGAACCAGGATTAATATATTCAAGCTCAAAAACTACTATGGAGGAGCTATTAGACAAACATCCCGTAGATATTATAATTGACTTTTCTTCGAGTTTAGGTATTCATACTTATGGCGAAATTGCAGCACAAAGAGGAATTAAAATTATATCTGCTATATCACATTACACAGAAAAAGAGTTAAACCTTCTAAAAAAATTGGCCATTAAAACAACCGTATTTTGGTCTCCAAATATTACGTTGGGGGTAAACTTTTTATTATTCGCTGCTAAGTTTTTAAAGAAAATTGCTCCTTGGGTGGATATTGAAGTAAATGAAGAACACTTTAAATTAAAACAAGGAACATCTGGTACAGCTATTAAAATCGCAGAAGCGCTAGATGTTGAAAAAGATAATATAAATTCAGTTAGGGCAGGAGGTATCGTAGGGAAGCATGAAGTAATATTTGGGTTTCCATATCAAACTGTACGGCTTATTCATGAATCAATTTCAAGAGAAGCATTTGGAACAGGTGTTGTTTTTGTAGCTGAAAATTTAGAAAATAAAGAAATCGGATTGTATAATTTTGAAGATCTTTTAGCTCCATATTTTCAAGTAGATAATTAA
- a CDS encoding DNA alkylation repair protein, with amino-acid sequence MTEIKRKGSRSTKDITVDILEKLNKGEIETANLVEWLAIDQKLLLKNVLQQTNRSKYFEPIITNIEALKKQTVNAINESIGTSLFRLAKMENDNELFSILSTHKSDLVRCWATYIIGKNEELSITEKLAQIQPFSADKHFGVREICWLAVRPSIAKNLTESLAILSQWTKHSDENIRRFASESTRPRGVWCEHLEVLKQNPELGLVILENLKSDSTKYVQDSVGNWLNDASKTNPEFVIEICKKWKEISPTKETTYIIKKALRTIEK; translated from the coding sequence ATGACAGAAATAAAACGCAAAGGTTCACGCTCAACTAAAGACATAACTGTCGATATTTTAGAAAAATTAAATAAAGGAGAAATTGAAACTGCCAATTTAGTAGAATGGTTAGCTATTGATCAAAAACTATTACTTAAAAACGTTCTTCAACAAACCAATCGTTCTAAGTATTTTGAACCAATTATTACAAATATTGAAGCGTTAAAAAAGCAAACTGTCAATGCTATAAATGAATCTATTGGAACTAGTCTTTTTAGATTGGCTAAAATGGAAAATGATAACGAACTATTTTCTATACTTTCCACTCATAAATCTGATTTAGTTAGATGCTGGGCAACCTATATAATCGGAAAAAATGAGGAACTATCAATTACTGAAAAGTTAGCCCAAATTCAACCTTTTTCTGCTGATAAACATTTTGGTGTTAGAGAAATCTGCTGGCTTGCTGTAAGACCTTCTATTGCTAAAAACTTAACCGAAAGCTTGGCTATTTTATCGCAATGGACAAAACATTCTGATGAAAACATCAGACGCTTTGCGAGTGAATCCACAAGACCAAGAGGAGTTTGGTGTGAACATCTCGAAGTATTAAAACAAAATCCTGAATTAGGCTTAGTTATCTTAGAAAACCTAAAATCAGATAGTACAAAATATGTACAAGATAGTGTTGGGAACTGGCTAAATGATGCGAGCAAGACTAATCCTGAATTTGTAATTGAAATTTGTAAAAAATGGAAAGAAATTAGTCCCACAAAAGAAACAACTTACATCATTAAAAAGGCGCTCCGAACTATCGAAAAGTAA
- a CDS encoding winged helix-turn-helix transcriptional regulator: MKTKERSSENKICPLEVAVNSISGKWKVPIVWQINEGKKRPSEFLRGIAKVDRRVLNQQLKEMEQDGILTKESFNELPPRVEYSLTELGEKLVAILWMLNDWGKLMIPAEED; the protein is encoded by the coding sequence ATGAAAACAAAGGAAAGAAGCTCAGAAAATAAAATTTGTCCATTAGAAGTTGCTGTTAATTCTATTAGTGGAAAATGGAAAGTTCCTATTGTTTGGCAAATCAATGAAGGTAAAAAACGTCCAAGCGAATTTTTACGTGGAATTGCAAAAGTCGACAGAAGAGTTTTGAATCAACAACTGAAAGAAATGGAACAAGATGGTATTTTGACCAAAGAGTCATTTAATGAATTACCCCCAAGAGTAGAGTATTCACTAACTGAATTAGGCGAAAAACTTGTTGCAATTTTATGGATGCTCAATGATTGGGGCAAATTGATGATTCCTGCTGAGGAAGATTAA
- a CDS encoding GNAT family N-acetyltransferase translates to MSNLYQSQRIIIREFLIDEQQTFLNLFKDNEVTQYLPETTPERYVEMFSELLEYYKISKLSRWAIFDATNDNFIGMCVARIFVENTNQIEVGYVLSKAYWGKGIATEVCKALTQYSFANTETNEVIALTDLDNNGSQNVLQKAGFKRLSNLTIKEEELAYFVTNRTEFKA, encoded by the coding sequence ATGTCAAATCTATACCAAAGCCAAAGAATAATTATTCGTGAATTTTTAATTGATGAGCAACAAACTTTTTTAAACTTATTTAAAGACAATGAAGTTACTCAGTATTTACCCGAAACTACTCCGGAAAGATATGTTGAAATGTTTTCTGAATTACTTGAATATTACAAAATAAGCAAGTTGAGCCGATGGGCTATATTTGATGCTACAAACGATAATTTTATAGGGATGTGCGTTGCTCGTATTTTTGTAGAAAACACCAATCAAATAGAAGTTGGATATGTACTTAGCAAGGCATATTGGGGAAAAGGTATTGCAACAGAGGTATGCAAAGCGCTTACTCAATATTCATTTGCAAATACTGAAACAAACGAAGTCATTGCCTTAACTGATCTTGACAATAATGGCTCACAAAATGTATTACAAAAAGCAGGATTTAAGCGATTAAGCAACTTAACAATAAAGGAAGAAGAATTAGCCTATTTTGTAACAAACAGGACTGAATTTAAAGCCTAA
- a CDS encoding lipase family protein — protein sequence MKFLKFSLVICFLQFPFLNGFSQDLKPGFDKAEYRELIYLATQSTESPEKAKEIPQPEHSKLIYRSKPIGLDNLWELWLKDGNTAVLCTRGTTEKGESWLANLYAAMTPAKGEMKISNSETFEYELSTNKDAAVHTGYLLSTAFISKEMLPKIDSCYKSGIKNFIIMGHSQGGGISYLLTAHFYNLQSKGQLPADIRFKTYCSAAPKPGNLYFAYDYERKTQNGWAVNVVSAADWVPQTPFSVETPEDLPIVSPIAMVEETIKNQTFFKRMFLNMVYGKLTDPSRKTVKTYHKLLGKEMAKRVNKFLPEFVAPPLYNSNNYVRTGNTIVLYPNPNDATYSEKFPNNTKDIMMHHSFPPYLYLLNQLE from the coding sequence ATGAAATTTTTAAAATTTTCACTCGTTATATGCTTCTTACAGTTTCCTTTTTTGAATGGTTTTTCGCAAGATTTAAAGCCAGGGTTTGATAAAGCTGAATATAGAGAATTAATATATTTGGCTACTCAATCAACCGAATCACCTGAAAAAGCAAAAGAGATTCCTCAGCCAGAACACTCAAAATTAATATATAGAAGTAAGCCAATAGGATTAGACAATCTTTGGGAATTATGGCTAAAAGACGGCAACACGGCTGTTTTGTGTACAAGAGGAACTACCGAAAAAGGAGAAAGTTGGCTTGCTAATCTTTATGCCGCGATGACTCCTGCAAAGGGAGAAATGAAAATTTCAAATTCAGAGACATTTGAGTACGAATTATCGACTAACAAAGACGCTGCAGTTCATACAGGCTATTTGTTAAGTACCGCTTTTATATCTAAAGAAATGCTTCCTAAGATTGATTCTTGTTATAAGTCAGGGATTAAGAATTTCATAATAATGGGACATAGTCAAGGTGGAGGAATAAGCTATTTACTTACGGCTCATTTTTATAACTTACAAAGCAAAGGACAATTACCAGCCGATATTCGTTTTAAAACCTATTGTAGTGCAGCACCAAAACCAGGAAACTTATACTTTGCATATGATTATGAACGTAAAACGCAAAATGGTTGGGCTGTTAATGTAGTGAGCGCTGCTGATTGGGTACCTCAAACCCCTTTCTCAGTCGAAACACCAGAAGATTTACCAATAGTAAGTCCAATTGCAATGGTAGAAGAAACAATTAAAAATCAGACTTTTTTTAAGAGAATGTTTTTAAATATGGTTTATGGTAAACTAACAGATCCATCTCGTAAAACTGTTAAAACATATCATAAATTACTAGGAAAAGAAATGGCTAAAAGAGTCAATAAATTCTTGCCTGAATTTGTAGCACCACCGTTATATAATAGTAATAATTATGTGAGAACTGGAAATACGATAGTTCTATATCCAAATCCAAATGATGCTACTTATTCTGAAAAATTCCCAAATAACACAAAAGACATAATGATGCACCATTCTTTTCCACCTTATTTATATCTTTTAAATCAATTGGAGTAA
- a CDS encoding helix-turn-helix transcriptional regulator codes for MTTNKILMLLKMRGPLTALEIAHELKITKEGVRQQLLKLVEEDLINPQEESKGVGRPQKTFSLTSNGNSKFPDTHAELTLKLINIINAMGENALQTVINVYEETGKKKYHEEIDTITNLEQKIQKLVEIRTREGYMAEYSKNDEGYLLVENHCPICAAATICQGFCSSELNTFKSVLGKDIVINRVSHIIGGDRRCAYQITCN; via the coding sequence ATGACAACAAATAAGATATTAATGCTGCTCAAAATGCGAGGTCCGCTTACGGCTCTTGAGATTGCGCATGAACTTAAGATAACCAAAGAAGGCGTTAGACAACAGCTACTTAAGCTTGTTGAAGAGGATCTTATTAACCCACAAGAAGAATCTAAAGGTGTGGGTAGGCCTCAAAAAACATTTAGCCTAACTAGCAATGGAAATTCTAAATTTCCAGATACACATGCTGAATTGACTCTAAAACTAATAAACATAATTAATGCCATGGGCGAAAATGCCTTGCAAACGGTTATAAATGTTTATGAGGAAACTGGAAAGAAAAAGTATCATGAAGAAATTGATACTATTACTAATCTAGAACAAAAAATTCAGAAGTTGGTCGAGATAAGAACCCGAGAAGGCTATATGGCAGAATACTCAAAAAATGATGAAGGTTACCTTTTAGTCGAAAATCATTGTCCGATTTGCGCTGCTGCAACTATATGCCAAGGTTTTTGCTCGTCAGAATTAAATACTTTTAAATCTGTATTAGGGAAAGACATTGTAATTAATCGTGTTAGCCACATCATCGGAGGCGACAGAAGATGTGCTTATCAGATTACTTGTAATTAG
- a CDS encoding DUF2480 family protein, producing MEIINKIDASGIQTLDLRIYKPDGNDFLVFDIVPFLIEDFLLQEKTFRSEMAKIDWSQFNDKDVVICCSNDAIVPLWGYVLISSLLAPYASIIAYSTTGNHESVLWMERIRKIEFTGFIGQKVVLKATSSIPEEILVLATSQLIKYVQTLMWGEAGSPLMIYKRK from the coding sequence ATGGAAATAATAAATAAAATAGATGCCTCAGGAATACAAACTCTTGATTTAAGGATTTACAAACCCGATGGAAATGATTTTTTAGTATTTGACATCGTACCATTTCTTATTGAAGATTTTCTATTACAAGAAAAGACATTTCGCTCAGAAATGGCAAAGATAGATTGGAGTCAATTTAATGACAAAGATGTCGTTATCTGTTGTTCAAATGATGCGATAGTACCACTTTGGGGCTACGTATTAATTAGTTCGTTACTGGCTCCTTATGCATCAATTATTGCTTATTCGACTACAGGAAATCATGAAAGTGTTTTATGGATGGAAAGAATCAGAAAGATAGAATTTACAGGCTTTATCGGTCAAAAGGTTGTCTTAAAAGCAACTTCATCTATACCAGAAGAAATCCTTGTATTGGCTACCAGTCAATTAATTAAATATGTACAAACTTTGATGTGGGGAGAAGCAGGTTCTCCTTTAATGATTTACAAAAGAAAATAA
- a CDS encoding efflux RND transporter periplasmic adaptor subunit produces MKKTIAILFIGALSIVSCDTKKTEQAESPKEYPILRLQPQNGNVSVEYPTTLEGEQTVEIRSKIDGYIEQVYVEEGSVVAKGQPLFKIDANSYLQEVNNKRAAVLAAEASLETAVIQTKRTAALAEKKIINSYELTSAKNIERVKRAELSQANADLSSAKSKLAFTQIVSPINGIVGSLPFKIGSLVSSSAPDPLTTVANTKQIYAYFSLSQQQLNSFLSQYSGNKLKEKFKNMPEVSLQTADGGIYPLKGKIQTLSGVLNASTGAANFKAVFPNPDAKLWSGASATIIIPTQFEDAILVPKKAVFELQGRFFVFAVDPQNVVRNTEIKIRNTATEKEYVVTEGVKSGASIVIDGIGNLRDGEKIAPIVALAKK; encoded by the coding sequence ATGAAAAAAACAATAGCAATCCTGTTTATAGGAGCACTTTCAATAGTTTCATGTGATACTAAAAAAACAGAACAAGCAGAAAGTCCAAAAGAGTATCCAATACTAAGATTACAACCTCAAAATGGCAATGTTTCTGTTGAATACCCAACCACTTTAGAAGGGGAACAAACAGTCGAAATACGTTCTAAAATTGATGGATATATAGAGCAAGTTTATGTCGAAGAAGGTTCGGTCGTAGCCAAAGGACAACCTTTATTTAAAATAGACGCCAATAGTTATTTACAAGAAGTAAACAACAAAAGAGCCGCAGTTTTGGCGGCAGAAGCTAGTCTAGAAACAGCAGTTATTCAAACAAAAAGAACGGCAGCTTTAGCAGAAAAGAAAATTATAAATAGCTATGAATTAACTTCTGCTAAAAATATAGAAAGAGTTAAAAGAGCGGAACTGAGCCAAGCCAATGCCGATTTATCATCTGCTAAATCAAAACTTGCCTTTACCCAAATTGTAAGTCCTATAAACGGTATTGTTGGTAGTTTGCCTTTTAAAATAGGTAGTTTGGTTAGTAGTTCGGCTCCAGATCCTTTAACGACTGTTGCCAATACGAAACAGATATATGCTTATTTTTCACTGAGTCAGCAACAATTAAATTCATTCTTGAGTCAGTACTCAGGTAATAAATTAAAGGAAAAATTTAAGAACATGCCAGAGGTTTCTTTGCAGACTGCCGATGGAGGAATATATCCACTAAAAGGGAAAATACAAACGTTGAGCGGTGTATTAAATGCAAGTACAGGAGCAGCAAATTTTAAAGCAGTTTTTCCAAATCCAGATGCCAAACTTTGGAGTGGGGCAAGTGCAACGATTATCATTCCAACTCAGTTTGAAGATGCAATACTCGTTCCTAAAAAAGCAGTATTTGAATTACAAGGACGCTTTTTTGTTTTTGCCGTAGATCCTCAAAATGTAGTACGTAACACCGAAATAAAAATAAGAAATACAGCAACCGAAAAAGAGTATGTAGTAACCGAAGGTGTAAAATCGGGAGCTAGTATTGTTATTGATGGAATTGGGAATTTGAGAGATGGAGAGAAAATTGCGCCGATAGTTGCTTTAGCTAAAAAATAA
- a CDS encoding efflux RND transporter permease subunit, whose product MFRKFIENPVLSTVISIIIVILGLLGLASLPISQYPEIAPPTVVVTASYQGASADVVMKSVIVPLEEQINGVENMSYMTSTASSNGSATITIFFKQGTNPDMAAVNVQNRVTKATSLLPNEVIKSGITTSKQLSSTAFSFLLYSKDGKYDEKFLDNYLRINIMPEMKRVEGVGGTEIYTSQEYSMRIWLKPDAMASQGLVPDDIITALKEQNIEAAPGKIGENSRESVQYALKFTGRLESPAAFENIVLRSDKQGSLLRLKDVAEIEFGALDYSTSLITQGNVSSGGAISQISGSNARELIIACEDILKKASKDFPPGLEYHTFLNANDFLDASIEKVIYTIIEAFILVFIVVFIFLQDFRSTLIPAIAVPVSIIGTFFFLKLFGFTINLLTLFALVLAIGIVVDDAIVVVEAVHAKLDQGAKSAKKATIHAMSEISGAIISITLIMSAVFIPVTFITGSAGVFYKQFGLTLAVAILISAVNALTLSPALCAILLKPHDPEKANHPKGFLPKFYASFNVAFEAVTDKYIGAIRFLIRRKWISLVAIAIFGIVFYVLMKNTPTGFVPNDDGGAIFGNVVLPPSSTLERTEEITKEIDSIARSIPEIELSSTLSGMDLIHGNGGSYGALFIRLKPWNERKGKTQDVNSIVSQLFAKTAHIKGASIIFFAAPTLQGFGNSNGFEVQLQDKTGGSYQNFDKNIGKFMAAINQRPEIMYATSPFNIGFPEMEVNVNVAKCKDAGVSINTVLNTLQGYFGGIYASDINRFGKQYRVMLQSHPDYRAKESDMNKIFVRTDKGSMAPISEFVTLKKEYGPEFLNRFNLFTSTTVTGAPNAGYSSGDAIKAIEEVGAQTLDRGYTYQFSGLTKEELSSGSQTTLIFGLCLIFIYFLLSAQYKSYILPFSVLLSLPIGLAGAFIFANLFGVDNNIFLQISLIMLIGLLAKNAILIVEFALLHRLSGRSLVQSAIFGARARLRPILMTSFAFIFGLIPLMIATGAGALSNRSIGTAAVGGMLIGTIFGVFVIPILFIIFQSMQEKIGGIKEPAHEPRGI is encoded by the coding sequence ATGTTTAGAAAATTTATAGAAAATCCGGTATTATCTACAGTAATATCGATAATAATAGTGATTTTGGGATTGCTAGGATTGGCTTCATTGCCTATATCTCAATATCCTGAAATAGCACCACCTACAGTTGTTGTAACAGCATCGTATCAAGGAGCAAGTGCCGACGTAGTCATGAAAAGCGTGATTGTTCCTTTAGAAGAACAAATCAATGGAGTTGAGAATATGTCTTATATGACTTCTACTGCGAGTAGTAATGGAAGTGCAACGATAACAATATTCTTCAAACAAGGTACAAATCCTGATATGGCAGCTGTAAATGTTCAGAACAGAGTTACTAAAGCTACCAGTTTGTTACCTAATGAGGTTATAAAGTCAGGGATTACAACAAGCAAGCAATTAAGTAGTACCGCATTTAGCTTTTTGTTATACAGTAAAGATGGAAAATATGATGAAAAATTTCTAGATAATTATTTGAGAATAAACATCATGCCCGAGATGAAACGTGTTGAAGGCGTAGGGGGAACAGAAATTTATACCAGTCAGGAATACTCGATGCGTATTTGGTTAAAACCAGATGCAATGGCAAGTCAAGGTTTGGTTCCCGATGATATTATTACCGCTTTAAAAGAACAGAATATCGAAGCTGCTCCGGGGAAAATAGGAGAAAATAGTAGAGAGTCGGTTCAATATGCTTTAAAATTTACAGGAAGATTAGAAAGTCCAGCAGCCTTTGAAAATATTGTTTTACGAAGTGACAAACAGGGGAGTTTGTTGCGTCTAAAAGATGTTGCAGAGATTGAATTTGGAGCTTTGGATTATAGCACTTCTCTAATTACACAGGGAAATGTTTCTTCGGGGGGAGCAATAAGTCAAATTTCGGGTTCAAATGCTAGAGAACTTATTATTGCTTGTGAGGATATACTAAAAAAAGCGTCTAAGGATTTTCCTCCAGGATTAGAATATCATACGTTCCTAAATGCTAATGACTTTTTGGATGCTTCAATCGAGAAAGTAATTTATACTATTATCGAAGCTTTCATTTTGGTCTTTATTGTAGTTTTTATCTTTTTACAAGATTTCAGATCTACATTAATTCCAGCAATAGCAGTGCCTGTTTCGATTATCGGAACGTTCTTTTTCCTAAAGTTATTTGGTTTTACCATTAACTTATTGACACTTTTTGCTTTGGTGTTAGCTATTGGTATTGTCGTCGATGATGCGATTGTAGTTGTTGAGGCAGTTCATGCTAAATTAGATCAAGGAGCAAAATCGGCAAAGAAAGCTACTATTCATGCTATGAGTGAGATTAGTGGAGCAATTATATCGATTACCTTAATTATGTCGGCTGTATTTATTCCAGTAACATTTATCACAGGATCGGCAGGAGTATTCTATAAGCAATTTGGATTAACATTGGCGGTAGCCATTTTAATTTCGGCAGTGAATGCATTGACTTTAAGTCCAGCGCTTTGTGCTATTTTATTGAAACCACACGATCCTGAAAAAGCAAATCATCCCAAAGGGTTTTTACCTAAATTCTATGCTAGTTTTAATGTTGCCTTTGAAGCTGTTACCGATAAATACATTGGAGCTATTCGTTTTTTAATTCGTAGAAAATGGATTTCATTAGTAGCGATTGCAATTTTCGGAATTGTGTTTTATGTACTTATGAAAAACACACCAACAGGTTTTGTACCTAATGATGATGGGGGTGCTATTTTTGGAAATGTGGTTTTACCTCCCTCTTCTACACTAGAACGTACCGAAGAAATTACAAAAGAAATTGATAGTATTGCCAGAAGTATTCCCGAAATAGAACTCTCTTCTACACTTTCAGGAATGGATTTAATTCACGGAAATGGAGGTTCTTATGGAGCGTTGTTTATTAGACTAAAACCATGGAATGAAAGAAAAGGAAAAACTCAGGATGTTAATTCAATTGTGAGTCAGTTGTTTGCGAAAACAGCCCATATAAAAGGAGCAAGTATTATTTTCTTTGCAGCTCCAACTTTACAAGGATTTGGAAATAGTAACGGATTTGAAGTGCAATTGCAAGATAAAACGGGAGGTAGCTATCAAAATTTTGATAAAAACATCGGAAAGTTTATGGCGGCAATCAATCAGCGACCAGAGATAATGTACGCTACAAGTCCGTTTAATATTGGTTTCCCAGAAATGGAAGTTAATGTGAATGTTGCTAAGTGTAAAGATGCAGGAGTGAGTATAAATACTGTGCTTAATACGCTTCAAGGGTATTTTGGAGGAATCTACGCTTCGGATATTAACAGGTTTGGAAAACAGTATCGCGTGATGTTGCAATCGCATCCTGATTATAGAGCAAAAGAGAGCGATATGAATAAAATCTTTGTTAGAACAGATAAAGGTTCAATGGCGCCAATCTCGGAATTTGTAACATTGAAAAAAGAATACGGCCCTGAATTCTTAAATCGATTTAATCTATTTACTTCTACTACAGTTACAGGTGCGCCAAATGCAGGATATAGTTCGGGGGATGCCATAAAAGCAATTGAAGAAGTAGGTGCACAAACATTAGATAGAGGATACACATATCAGTTTTCTGGATTAACCAAAGAAGAACTTTCTAGCGGAAGCCAAACGACATTAATCTTTGGACTTTGTCTAATCTTTATTTACTTCTTGTTAAGCGCACAGTATAAGAGTTATATTTTACCCTTTTCGGTATTGTTATCATTACCAATAGGACTTGCTGGCGCGTTTATATTTGCCAATCTTTTTGGAGTCGATAATAATATTTTCCTTCAGATAAGTTTGATTATGCTGATTGGTCTTTTGGCGAAAAACGCAATTCTTATTGTAGAGTTTGCCTTACTACATCGCTTAAGCGGAAGAAGCCTTGTTCAGTCGGCTATATTTGGAGCAAGAGCCAGATTGAGACCTATTTTAATGACATCATTTGCTTTTATTTTTGGATTAATTCCGTTAATGATTGCTACAGGAGCTGGAGCATTAAGTAATAGATCAATTGGTACTGCTGCCGTTGGTGGAATGCTGATTGGTACCATTTTCGGTGTTTTTGTAATTCCGATTCTATTTATCATTTTTCAGTCAATGCAAGAAAAAATTGGAGGAATAAAAGAGCCTGCGCACGAACCAAGAGGAATTTAG